A genomic segment from Eisenibacter elegans DSM 3317 encodes:
- a CDS encoding globin domain-containing protein, giving the protein MDNTILNADEKELIKNSWATLVAKSQQIGLHFYTQLFEQHPEFQPLFKDNTQEQARKLSYIITLVVTKLDKLEHIGEEVKYLGKRHINYQVRPEYFDPFLALLLQSIKEVYPEYWSDELNNAWSKVLHNVGEAMKKVLAGA; this is encoded by the coding sequence ATGGATAATACAATACTGAATGCTGACGAAAAGGAGCTTATCAAAAACTCTTGGGCGACCTTAGTCGCCAAATCTCAACAAATAGGACTGCATTTTTACACCCAATTGTTTGAGCAACATCCAGAGTTTCAGCCCTTATTCAAGGATAACACCCAAGAACAAGCCCGCAAACTGAGCTATATCATCACCCTCGTTGTAACCAAACTCGATAAGTTGGAGCATATCGGCGAAGAAGTAAAATACCTCGGCAAACGCCACATAAACTATCAAGTTCGGCCTGAGTATTTCGACCCCTTTTTGGCTCTTCTATTACAATCTATCAAAGAAGTATACCCTGAATATTGGTCGGATGAGTTGAATAACGCTTGGTCAAAAGTATTACATAACGTCGGAGAGGCAATGAAGAAGGTACTTGCAGGGGCATAA
- a CDS encoding phosphoribosyltransferase family protein, whose product MSTQEKILILNHTQVGQKITRMAYQIYENNFKEEHIVLAGISGGGYILAQRLQKALGLISPITIQLIEVSLDKKSPNPSNIQVSQAVQSFHGQTVILVDDVLNTGRTMAYCMCPFLEAGVKKLQTAVVVDRSHAQFPVSATYVGYAFATTLQDYIEVSFDTPEGVYMS is encoded by the coding sequence ATGAGCACACAAGAAAAAATTTTGATTTTAAACCATACCCAAGTAGGCCAGAAAATAACCCGCATGGCATACCAAATTTATGAAAATAATTTCAAAGAAGAGCATATTGTATTGGCCGGAATCAGCGGTGGCGGCTATATCTTGGCTCAGCGCCTACAAAAAGCCTTAGGGCTTATCAGCCCTATCACGATTCAATTGATAGAAGTCAGCCTCGATAAAAAATCACCCAACCCCAGCAACATACAAGTCAGCCAAGCAGTGCAAAGTTTCCACGGACAAACCGTCATTTTGGTAGATGATGTGCTCAATACAGGCCGTACAATGGCCTATTGTATGTGCCCATTTTTGGAGGCAGGGGTCAAAAAACTACAAACCGCAGTTGTGGTAGATCGCAGCCACGCACAGTTTCCCGTATCGGCTACATATGTAGGCTATGCCTTTGCAACCACTCTCCAAGACTACATAGAAGTCAGCTTTGATACCCCTGAAGGAGTGTATATGTCCTAA
- a CDS encoding globin domain-containing protein, translated as MSSQKLNVDQIGLIKSSWGLIVAKAQTLGEHFYSELFRIHPEYERLFDSIDRSTQARKLTYVISLVVTKLDKLETIAEEVKYLGKRHKTYQVRVVHFEPFIKQLLLSLEDTLGAQWNTALAEAWEQVLYQVADAMKEHLK; from the coding sequence ATGTCATCCCAAAAGCTAAACGTAGACCAAATAGGGCTTATCAAATCCTCTTGGGGGCTGATAGTTGCTAAAGCTCAAACATTAGGCGAACACTTCTATTCGGAGCTTTTCCGCATACACCCTGAGTATGAGCGTCTATTTGATAGCATAGACCGCAGTACCCAAGCTCGTAAGCTTACTTATGTGATTTCTCTAGTAGTTACGAAATTGGACAAACTCGAAACCATCGCAGAGGAGGTAAAATACCTAGGCAAACGTCACAAAACCTACCAAGTGAGGGTCGTACATTTTGAACCCTTTATCAAACAACTCTTGTTATCACTAGAAGATACTTTAGGAGCACAATGGAATACGGCACTGGCTGAGGCCTGGGAGCAGGTACTATATCAAGTAGCTGACGCAATGAAAGAGCACCTGAAGTAG
- a CDS encoding BatA domain-containing protein — protein sequence MLFVYPQFLWALLALAIPLLVHLFNFRRIRKVYFPNVAWLQEVQTSTRSVRRFKRLLVMSARMLALAALVLAFAQPYLPKGEAATQGSSRPLVSIYLDNSYSMQSEIGNESLISRASQALEKLLATLPEASRIQLITNGFENKEQFVISPQEAADRLTELRFAPQFRTLDEVLARQHKLLQKEAGAADKPWVFLLTDFQKSTLKSLDQLPLDSNYRYFLVPFTPSVRTNLSIDSVWLDNPFLKANESNKLQVRIHNSGEERYEDLILKLYVADRQISTANVSIEAQQTTQTYFNFTMKGEQGWQAAKISFEDFPVTFDNEYFFVLNAAPAVRIIHLTQQNNSPYIQRVFANESLFKLQTLSANNLDFKQMDLADLVVIDELTQLDGALATALKAFVQRGGSLLMFPPAAPDPSWASLTSALTGADIQLVPPKRTNNRGSGENTQEVSAQLAAPNINNPFYDGVFERAPEQMDMPQAQAVLSWKRYQQLILGFKNNNPFLTEWRTGQGKVYLCAAPLQAKYSTFAKHALFVPVMYTIATKSKTGNERLAYTFQENNISLALDNPPAQQVYHLRQDSIQFTPAQRLVDNVLMLEMPEEIQTPGHYQLYAGNKLIRLLAFNTDKAESEMSFYDKEVIQAYFKENKKVEVYEGETAETRLADTFKQRNLRQELWKTMLLIALLALALEIAFIRLL from the coding sequence ATGCTGTTTGTATATCCTCAGTTTTTGTGGGCGTTGTTGGCCTTGGCCATCCCCCTGTTGGTACACTTGTTTAACTTCCGCCGCATTCGTAAGGTATACTTCCCCAATGTAGCTTGGCTACAGGAGGTGCAGACCAGCACGCGCAGCGTACGGCGGTTCAAGCGTCTACTCGTCATGAGTGCGCGTATGTTGGCTTTGGCGGCTTTGGTATTGGCATTTGCGCAGCCTTACCTCCCCAAGGGAGAGGCCGCCACCCAAGGCAGCTCCCGCCCTTTGGTCAGCATTTATCTTGATAATTCGTATAGCATGCAGAGCGAAATAGGCAACGAATCCCTCATTAGTAGGGCCAGTCAAGCACTCGAAAAACTCCTCGCTACGCTGCCCGAAGCCAGCCGTATTCAGCTCATTACCAATGGTTTTGAAAATAAAGAACAGTTTGTTATCTCGCCCCAAGAAGCTGCCGACCGCCTGACAGAGCTGCGCTTTGCCCCCCAGTTCCGTACCCTGGACGAAGTATTGGCCCGACAACACAAGCTCTTGCAAAAAGAAGCTGGCGCAGCAGATAAGCCTTGGGTATTCTTATTGACTGATTTTCAGAAGAGTACACTCAAATCCTTGGATCAACTGCCCCTTGACAGCAATTACCGCTATTTTTTAGTGCCTTTTACACCCAGCGTGCGAACCAATCTGAGTATAGACTCGGTGTGGCTCGACAACCCCTTCCTCAAGGCCAACGAAAGCAATAAACTACAAGTAAGGATACACAACTCAGGAGAAGAGCGCTACGAAGACCTTATCCTGAAATTGTATGTGGCTGATAGACAAATATCTACCGCCAATGTCAGCATCGAAGCCCAACAAACCACCCAAACTTATTTTAACTTCACCATGAAGGGAGAACAAGGATGGCAGGCTGCCAAAATCAGTTTTGAAGACTTCCCCGTTACTTTCGACAACGAGTACTTCTTTGTGCTCAATGCCGCCCCTGCGGTACGCATCATTCACCTCACACAACAAAACAACAGCCCTTATATCCAACGAGTATTTGCCAATGAGTCTCTGTTCAAATTACAAACCTTGAGCGCCAATAACTTGGATTTCAAACAAATGGACTTGGCCGATTTGGTGGTGATAGATGAGCTAACACAACTTGATGGGGCGCTAGCTACTGCCCTGAAGGCCTTTGTTCAACGAGGCGGAAGCCTGCTGATGTTCCCCCCAGCAGCGCCTGACCCAAGCTGGGCTTCGCTGACTAGCGCCCTTACCGGAGCCGACATACAACTAGTGCCACCTAAGAGGACAAACAACAGAGGCTCCGGAGAGAACACCCAAGAGGTGTCTGCGCAGCTGGCCGCTCCCAATATCAACAATCCTTTTTATGACGGAGTGTTTGAGCGCGCTCCCGAACAGATGGATATGCCCCAAGCGCAGGCAGTATTGAGCTGGAAAAGGTATCAACAATTGATTTTGGGTTTTAAAAATAACAACCCTTTTTTAACAGAATGGCGCACCGGCCAAGGAAAAGTATACCTCTGCGCCGCACCGCTACAAGCCAAATACAGCACCTTTGCCAAACACGCCCTCTTTGTGCCGGTGATGTATACCATCGCCACCAAAAGCAAGACCGGTAACGAACGCCTAGCTTATACCTTCCAAGAAAACAATATCAGCTTAGCGCTTGATAATCCCCCCGCCCAACAAGTCTACCATCTCCGCCAAGACTCGATTCAGTTTACTCCCGCGCAGCGCTTGGTAGATAATGTGTTGATGCTGGAGATGCCGGAAGAGATACAAACCCCCGGGCATTACCAACTTTATGCAGGCAATAAATTGATTAGATTGCTGGCTTTCAATACTGATAAAGCAGAATCAGAAATGAGTTTTTATGATAAAGAAGTGATACAAGCTTATTTTAAAGAAAATAAAAAAGTAGAAGTATATGAAGGAGAAACAGCTGAAACCAGATTGGCCGACACCTTCAAACAACGTAACTTGCGCCAAGAACTTTGGAAAACAATGCTCCTCATTGCCTTGTTGGCACTAGCACTCGAAATCGCCTTTATCAGACTTTTGTAA
- a CDS encoding TerC family protein, producing the protein MEVLFTSAGLISLVSLTFMEIVLGIDNVVFISIVSSKLPAEQQARARNIGLVLALIPRLILLMFISWLINLKDNLIDITLLGHQIQLTEKGLVLLVGGLFLLYSATSEIHHKIDEVGHSGDKDDKKGNKKKKTPSMTQAIVQIVLLNIVFSFDSILTAVGLAKHIEVMVIAVILSLLITLAFAGTVSRFVEKHPTVKMLALSFLLMIGFLLITESFIVDGHPVEVPKGYVYFAMMFSLFVELLNLRLRRSHELKQEFNNA; encoded by the coding sequence ATGGAAGTACTCTTTACCTCTGCGGGCTTGATTAGCTTGGTAAGCCTGACTTTTATGGAAATAGTCCTTGGTATCGACAATGTTGTTTTCATCTCCATTGTTTCGAGCAAGCTCCCCGCCGAACAACAAGCCCGTGCCCGCAATATCGGCTTGGTATTGGCGCTGATTCCAAGGCTGATTCTGTTGATGTTTATTTCTTGGCTAATCAATCTTAAAGACAACCTCATTGACATCACCCTATTGGGGCATCAAATCCAACTAACAGAAAAAGGCTTGGTATTGCTGGTCGGGGGTTTGTTTTTGCTTTACAGCGCCACTAGCGAAATACATCATAAAATAGATGAAGTAGGGCATAGTGGAGATAAAGATGATAAAAAGGGTAATAAAAAGAAAAAAACGCCTAGTATGACACAAGCAATCGTACAGATTGTCTTGCTCAACATTGTTTTTTCTTTTGACTCTATCCTTACGGCAGTAGGTTTGGCCAAACACATAGAGGTGATGGTCATAGCCGTGATTTTATCTTTGTTGATTACCCTGGCATTTGCCGGCACAGTGTCGCGCTTTGTCGAGAAGCACCCTACCGTCAAAATGCTTGCTTTGTCATTTTTATTGATGATTGGCTTTCTGCTCATTACAGAATCCTTCATCGTAGACGGCCACCCTGTCGAAGTACCCAAAGGCTATGTCTATTTTGCGATGATGTTTTCTTTATTTGTAGAATTGCTTAATTTACGCCTTCGTCGTAGTCATGAGTTGAAACAAGAGTTCAACAATGCCTGA
- a CDS encoding tetratricopeptide repeat protein, which produces MMNQSTLLTAFVYVLVAAFLGSGGVVYAQQAELADQYFYDQAYDKAVDLYQKFWDKPQYNLEAYPKYLEALRQLQDHKTIEKVINQQIKMHPQQASYQLDLAFWLESQNKGNKAEAAYQQAADLALQDERQLSPMIQKLLDQDQAGRAENLLLQARKRSRNEFAYSAELAQVYSAKGNTEGMVNEYINAALENQSNFNLVKAALQDRLSRAEDYELLERVLLSRAQSAPGELIYNELLLWLYIQQKLFERAFIQARAIDKRKRLEGLGLIELGMIAMRNEDYKAAVLAFEYVAKTYPRSPNYAVAKHYAIKAKEEVLKGTYPVTREQITALIQEYELMVNELGRSPNTVPSLRSMALLYAFYLDDRAKAIALLEEAIQLSARNSRLLSECKIDLGDIYLLNNEPWEATLLYSQAEKEQKDSPIAYEAKLKNAKLSYYKGEFVLAKELLDILKMATTREIANDAMELSLLLQDQLFVDTSGLALKGYAAVELLVFQHRYPQALEALNKIAQNYPQHPILAYVFWSKAQIYLRLGQYSEAIKHFELVVERFGDGVLADDAYFLIAQTYERHLKDKTKAMEYYQNHLIRYKGSIYAVEARKRFRILRGDFVN; this is translated from the coding sequence ATGATGAATCAATCAACTCTCCTTACAGCTTTTGTATATGTGCTGGTGGCCGCGTTTTTGGGTAGCGGCGGTGTGGTTTATGCACAACAAGCCGAGCTTGCCGACCAGTATTTCTATGACCAAGCCTACGACAAGGCCGTGGATTTGTATCAAAAGTTTTGGGACAAGCCCCAATACAACCTAGAGGCTTATCCCAAATACCTCGAAGCCTTGCGCCAGCTCCAAGACCACAAAACAATCGAGAAGGTCATCAACCAACAAATCAAGATGCACCCCCAGCAGGCCAGTTACCAACTGGACTTGGCCTTCTGGCTCGAATCCCAAAATAAGGGCAACAAAGCCGAAGCAGCCTATCAGCAAGCGGCTGATTTGGCCTTGCAGGACGAGCGCCAGCTTAGCCCTATGATTCAGAAACTACTTGACCAAGACCAGGCCGGGCGTGCGGAGAATCTCTTGTTACAGGCCCGCAAACGCAGCCGTAATGAGTTTGCATATTCGGCGGAGCTGGCCCAGGTATACAGCGCCAAAGGCAATACCGAAGGCATGGTCAATGAATATATCAATGCGGCGCTCGAAAATCAGAGCAATTTCAACTTGGTCAAGGCTGCGCTCCAAGACCGCCTCAGCCGCGCCGAGGACTATGAGCTGCTAGAACGCGTACTGCTCTCGCGTGCTCAGAGTGCCCCAGGAGAGCTTATCTACAACGAGCTGTTGCTGTGGTTGTATATTCAGCAAAAGTTGTTTGAGCGTGCCTTTATACAAGCCAGAGCCATAGACAAACGCAAACGGCTCGAAGGGCTGGGGCTGATAGAGCTAGGGATGATAGCCATGCGCAACGAAGACTACAAGGCTGCTGTATTGGCTTTCGAATATGTGGCCAAAACCTACCCTCGCAGCCCCAATTATGCTGTGGCAAAACACTATGCAATCAAGGCCAAGGAAGAGGTACTCAAAGGTACTTATCCTGTAACCCGTGAGCAAATTACAGCCCTTATTCAGGAGTATGAGCTGATGGTCAATGAGTTGGGGCGCAGCCCCAATACCGTACCCTCATTGCGCAGTATGGCCTTGTTGTATGCTTTTTATCTAGATGATCGCGCCAAGGCCATTGCCTTACTCGAAGAGGCCATCCAGCTTTCTGCTCGCAACAGCAGGCTTTTGTCTGAGTGTAAAATAGACCTTGGAGACATCTACCTGCTCAACAATGAGCCTTGGGAGGCTACCTTGTTGTATTCGCAAGCCGAGAAGGAACAAAAAGACAGCCCCATCGCCTATGAGGCCAAGCTCAAAAACGCTAAATTGTCTTATTACAAAGGCGAGTTTGTCTTGGCCAAAGAACTGCTCGATATCCTCAAAATGGCTACTACCAGAGAGATAGCCAACGACGCGATGGAGTTGTCGCTCTTGCTCCAAGACCAACTCTTTGTAGATACCAGTGGCTTGGCGCTCAAGGGCTATGCCGCCGTAGAGTTGTTGGTTTTTCAACATCGTTACCCACAGGCGCTGGAAGCTCTAAACAAAATAGCACAAAACTACCCCCAACATCCTATCTTGGCGTATGTGTTTTGGAGCAAAGCCCAAATTTATTTACGTTTGGGGCAATACAGCGAGGCCATCAAGCACTTTGAGTTGGTCGTAGAGCGTTTTGGAGATGGGGTGCTAGCCGATGATGCCTACTTCCTCATTGCACAAACCTATGAGCGGCATCTCAAAGACAAAACCAAGGCTATGGAGTATTACCAAAACCACCTTATCCGCTACAAGGGAAGTATCTATGCCGTTGAAGCCCGCAAACGTTTCCGTATCCTAAGGGGCGACTTTGTCAACTAA